Genomic DNA from Hordeum vulgare subsp. vulgare chromosome 2H, MorexV3_pseudomolecules_assembly, whole genome shotgun sequence:
CCACCATCCCCATCACCGGCACCGGCATCAACCCCGCCAGGAGCCTCGGCGCCGCGGTCATCTACAACAAGAAGGCCGCATGGGACAACCACGTAAGCTACCTTCCGTCGTCTCCGTTAACCTCTACCACCTTGTGCTTGCAATGCAAGAAGCTAACTGTGCATGACATGACATGCAGTGGATCTTCTGGGTCGGCCCGTTCGTCGgagcgctggcggcggcggcgtacCACCAGTACATCCTCCGGGCGGCGGCCATCAAGGCGCTCGGCTCCTTCCGGAGCAGCCGGAGCAACTGAGCACGCCGGCCAATAATTTAATGCAACGGTGGCAGTACTGCTCCTCGTGTCCATCCGGCGCTAGCTATCCACACAAACGGACGGGCTTCGTGTTGGCAGTACTGCTCCTCCATCGTGCCCATCCGGCCTCGTTCAGTGTCTGTGCATGCatgtgagtgagagagagagagagaggccaccATGGATCGCCGTTTTCACTCTTCAGTTATTACTCCTTGTCGCCCTTAATGTTGTCGAATTACTATATTAGCTGTTACCGTTAGTGTTGGTGTTGGATTGAACCTGTAAAACCGCTGTGAGTGACAAGTGCTGCAATTTGGAGCATGAATTATTAAtttattgtgtgatgcatatgcaTGCGTGTTTGATTGAGCTGAGCAGTGCTCCGCTGACTATCCTTGTCAGTGTATGCATGTATGGCTTGTCTTTGTCTGCCATGAAATCATGGTTATCCATTATGCGTGATTTCTTTAATCATGTGCACCTTCTGGTATGGTGGCTTGGAATGGCGTGGGGTGCTAATGATTGATTGTTTCCAGGATTGATTAAGAGAGGTGGCGTGTTAATGCTGTCCTAATCAACAGACACAGTACATAGGGCCTGTTTATTTAGAAAGTCCtaagaatttttttgtcccaACAAAAAATCCCTAGTCCCTAACCGTTTTTTCAGAGACtaaaggtcattaaatgacatgcgaaaagaccatgttatttctaaTAATGTAATAgacgttattaaatgacatgttaaaaATACGGTTACTGAtaaaaaagtgtcaaaaaagtcAAAAAAGACCTTCCTGGACTTTTACCTTTAGTCTCCAACACGCTTTTTAGTCCCTAAAATCCCTCATATTTTTTGCATAGGATTAAAAAAGACTACTTTTTTAGTCCCTATAGCAAAACGTTCATGTAAAGAAACACCCCATAATAGGCGGATGCATCCACGGTGGGCCATAACTGTAGGTGGTTGGCGTGTCCAGAGAGTTCCACCAGGCTTTGGGTCCATGTCTACCCACCGTCGCACGCTTATGCACAGCTAGCCTGCCAGTGGAGTATACGTTAACTAAGCCGGCTCCACTTTGTACAGTTGTAAAGGTTATCATGAAAGTGTGAACAAATTTAATGTAACAATGTAATTATGAAAAAAATGAGCGTGATGACCTAAGAAAAAAACAACATCAAATTCTTAAACCTAAGCAAAACATTTAAATGAAAAAATCATCTATGCATGTACAATTTTGATTGCAAAAATAAGGAGGCTTAGCTACAATAAGCTAAGAAACTATGCATTGATAACATTAGTTGCTAAATTATTTAATATGCTTAGCACTTCATTTTAGCACTAATGCACTGGAAATGGCCTAAGAGCATGTACAGCCGGACGCGCCCGGTCAATTATCGGTCGTGTCCTCTATTTGTCCGTCCGCGCAAACacacttttcattttttttcatatGTCTGGTCACCTGCACGTAATTGATGAAGAGGAAGAGgtagaaagaaaataatgaataataaaaaagaaaaggtggTCTGGGGTGGAGTCGCGTCTAATATGGCGGACTGACCGAAAGCGGTCGGGCGCGTCCGTGAGCCATCatatttgagatctatatgagggTTAACGGAAAACCCAAGCATAAAGAGATGATATGAGTGGTCCAGTTGGGTCGTTTTGTTCCTTCTCTCTTCTGTCCAGTCACTGATCGGGCACATCCGCGCACATATGAGGTGTTCGGTTGTAGATTCTCTAAGGCCAACTCCAACATACGATCCTTATCGGACGTCCGTTTTATTAGGATTTTATCCGTTTGGAATGAAAATAGGGTCGTGTCTGATTGAATTTGTGTTTTCGTCGGGCAGGCGTCCATCGTGCAACTGCGCATGCAAATGTTGAGAGAACAAAAGTTTTGAGTTTGGTCGCGGTTCACATTAGTTCATGCCGGCAAAGCCGTCTGCCTATAGAATACTCATCCTACAGTCTCACATCGGCAACAAAGCGAGTAGCCGTCACATGAGTCAGCCTTCAAAAAGACATGTTTGACGCGTGCAACAAAGCCAACGGCCAACACAAGAGCTAGCCTTCAAAATGAACGGACATTGGCCACGACCCAACGTCTCACCTAGTTCAGGTCGTCGCGGACGAACATCTCTTTCTATCAATTCACGAATCAAGCCTTCCTCTCCGGCGACATGTTGTTCTTGTCTACGCTCACGAACTCAAGTGCCACCTCTTTAGCTTTGATGTCCGTCATGGAGGCCTCGATCTCGAGCTTCTTGAGTTGAGCGGCCTCCACAACGTCAAGCATTCTCCTCTTCGTTGCCTCTTCCATGTCAAGCTTCTTTCTCTCAGCGGTCTCCTCCATGACAAGCTTTTTCGTCGGGATCGAAAACCTGTCTTTGGCGGTCAAGGTGGAAGGCCTCGCCACGGCCCTCGAAGATGACGCTCTTCATGAACGACGAGCAATCAGGGTCATCGACTGTAGACGTCGATTGTGCTATTTCATCGAACATCTTGCGGGCTTCGGCCATGCTTGCCGTCCAAAACGATCGGGGCTGCTTCCTTTACATTCCGTCAGACGTGTACCCAGTGCCACTGTATGCCGGCGGCACGTTCAGGTCGATGACACCAGCGGGCATGGCCTGAACGACCATGATGTGTACTCTGGCGACGTGGAGAATCGTGGCTATCCATGACCCTAAGGCGACGGACCGGGTGCAATGGACGAGCTTGGGGACTTGTAACTGAAGGTGGTTGGTGTGGCCAGATAGTTCCATCAGGCTTTAGGTCCATGTCAACCCACCGTCGTCGCACGCTTATCCACAGCCTGGTAGTGTAGTGTACATTaaataagagcatctacagccaccTTTCTTGCTGGGATGGTTTGAAATAGAGGTTTAGTCTAACGAAAGAAGACTCTCAGCACATGTATATCTGAAAATAAATGCAAAGATACAAATATATTGATAAACATCTTGCTGATTGACCCCAGTGAGAAATATATATCCATTAGAATGAAGTATCAAATATTAATTTAAGAATGTTTATCTAGAACGACAAAGTACAGTTAAAAAAAAGTTCACAACTTGGCATAATCCAAGGCTCTCTTTCCTTCTAGTTTGTTTGGGAAATAAAGTCTTGCGTACTCTTCTACTCTCACTGTCTTGTATAATATCTTCTCTTGTGTAGTTCCCAAAATTGGTGAAATAATTCCATCATACTGTGGGATGTGAAATGCTGATATGGATAGTCGCTCCTTGTGGGCATTGATGGTGACCCTATGCTCAATGCTCTTGTACTTCCCATTCGTCATGATCTACACATAATAAAGAGATTATATTCAATAAATATCAAGTTTCTCGCCTATATCCTTGAAAAGAGTCATTCCTCAATCATATAAAATCGGGAGTAGCTTGAGACTACATATGACATTGTTTAGGGAGAACTTAATCCCTATACACCATTCAACTATTGCTTTGTCTGGTCCATCTCCCAAAAATAGCCATCACTTATAAGGCCTTAATTGTTCTATTTCTTTGATGATGAACttttagaaaaaatacaaaaaatatagcAGAGAAATATTGAACATTGACAAGGTAATGTTTCATTTGTTGCAACATGATTTTACTAACAACCAGGGAGTAGGAGCGATAGTAACCAAGTAGCTTGTACAAAGAGAAAACAATGAGTCATTTTCTTCGATCAAGAATGAACTTGCTCGACTGACTTGCCTAGATGTTGTTTGTGTGTGTATGGGTGGGGGTGGCGGGGAGgcggtgtgtgtgtggggggggggggggggggtatacaaAGGTGGCCCGGTGACTTGCCTGTTGGGTTAGGTGgacccttagagcatctctaggagACCCCATATAACGTCGATCTCTAAAACGTGTTTACAGTTCACGAAAAAACGGATTTATAGGCCGGCACACGCGCGGGCAGAGTCAGACCCCGCAAAATGACACTGTAAAAAAGGATATTCAAAGAAGATGCTCTTTTACGGGTCGGCTCAAGGTGCGGCGGAATAGACCCCCTTAAACTTAAACTGTAAATCGAATTTTTTCTTACATTTTTCTCCAGATCTTCTTCCTCTcgcccgtgtccatggtcaactaAATTTGTTTCTAAATACGGAGTCGCTGATCCCTCAATCCatccaggagctagctagctccttCGTCCACGAATCCAttcaggagctagctagctagctagctccttcGTCCACGAATCCATCCAGGAGCTAGCTCGCTCCTCCGTCCATGAATCCATAGCTAGCTCCCGCATCCACGAATCCatccaggagctagctagctagctccgatCGTGGAATTCATTCAGGAGCCCtgaactagctagctagcttcgGCCGCCGACGCCGAATCCGACCAGGACGGGCTGGGCGGCCGCCTGGACGGGCGGGGCGGGGTCCGGGGACGGGCGGTCGTCGTTCGGGGACGTCCGGGGCGGCGTACGATGGCTGTGGACGGCGGACGCGGAAGCTTCCGTGGCAGTTGGGCTCCCACCAACTGCTTTCTCTCGATACAGGCCCCCGTAGAAGCGGACGCGAAAACTGTGTTTTTGTAGATCAGCAGGAGCTTTTTACCGCGTCCCGCAAAAATATTTACGGGTCCGACGCGTTTGCAGGGTCTGATTGGACAATTTTTTTCATGCGGACCTATATTTTAACGATTATTTTACGGGTCGGGACATTATACGCGgtatgctagagatgctcttatactTTTTCTACCCTCAAACTCCTAACATATTTAGAAAAAACCCTAACAAAAAATCTTGCTTATTTTTGCTTAACGAACATATGGTGTGGTAAAATTAACAATTTAATATGTGATACATAAATTGAGAAGTCCTTTTATAAACTCAAGTATCAGAAACATTGAACACACGATGACATGTACAATTAGCATAACACGCCTTTAGAACCATATAGTACCTCAAGAAGGTCGCCCGCATTCACCAACAGTGCATCGGAATGTGGTTTCACAGGAACCCATGCACCATGCCTTCTAATTTGTAAGCCTTGGACTGAATTAACTTCTAACAGAATAGTTAGAAAAGATCCATCAGAATGTGGTGAGAAGCCTAGGACCTTTTCGGGTGTTGACATGTGCATGGAGGGTAGTAGCTCATCCTGACAAATTGCGACACATGTTTGTCTGCTACCAACTCGAGATCAACATCTAGTGTTTTTGCAATGAAGATGGCAAGAGAATGCGTGAATTTCATCACCTCCGAAGAGTATCGTTCAATACAATTCCTgggacaataacaataacaatgcTTCTATGTTAATGTTCGGTTTTGGTAGATATTAAAATACTCCAATCTTTATATGACCGGATCTAGCTTGTTTTAGTACCAAGTACAAATAACAAGCCCAATAAAAAAATATTCCTtataagagcccgtgcgttgcaacggaagagaaaacaACACACActctgaacgcaatatattttcacatggcatcacatttgtgttgccgacgatgaccttaatgctcacacaacgaaaacgtgtttgaatgtacagtcactcggaataagatgagaaatatgttgtttctccccacgaggttttctaaaggtgtgcatgtgtggttaacgatgttttctttcctctcaatttggtttaattggatgtttattgcaatttgTATCGTCTccggaaaaagagaaaaaaagacccTGCACTAGAGATTAAGTTTGCatcaaaataatatttaagaagtattcaacagctaaaaataacattctatttagattctacatattttttaaatcaaatttcatatataacatgttaaaatcggagttacgatttaaaagatatgaataattttgttttagataaaatgtggattaattaactgaaaagtcaggtttttttgttaaaacgaaAAAAACGTTTCGGCTGACTTAAATACGGAGGACGGGTTGATTACCGGAAACATGAGGGGGTTTTCTAAAAAACTGCAAAGAAAAagattcgttttctgacttaaatccggactgcggatTGATTTCAGGAAACGTCAGGGGCTTTTTTTGTAAAAGTGGCATGACGGACGACACAAACAGTCGGCGCTTTATTATTAAGGAGAGATTACCATGAACAATAAAAAACATTTGCTAGATATTTATGATGAAAGTATTACCCAAAGTACTTAATataaaaaaaaaattaaacataATATTCATTTGTTCTGATGGTTGATTTTAGTAAATTTTTCAACACCTAAGTTTCATAAAGaatacattgttgaattcaaccAAACAGATTAGGGATAGGTAGAACATCAACAATAAAGGCAACATTATTTTGTAGGCTATTTTGGTAATGTCTAATTTGCTGGTGAGGTTTGTGTCATACAAACCcagcataaaaaataaatgaTAGTGGTTTACTTTGACTACCTCATCTCGCTAGCTATGAATACAAAATGAACTATAACTAAAATAGAAAAGACTCAATGAAATCAATAAACAAGTTCTTATTATCTAGTGAGTCTCCCGGCAAAAAATACTGTGTATATAAATATAAAAGGTTGTCTGGGATCAAAGAAGCAAGATCTTAATCTCCACTAAGTCTCTCCTCTATAGTTTTTATACTGGTATTGGATCAAAGAGATGCATAACACATTGAAAAGTAACAAAATAATAAGGCCAGCATAGAAGTTTTGGTACTCTCCTGTTTGGCCTATAAGTGCACATTAAAGAGTAATACATGTTTTACATGTATAAACACACAACGGATGGTTCATATGCCTAAGAAAATGAATAAATGTCAAAATGATGCTTCAAAGGCCACAATATCAAACACGGTACACTATAGCGGTGGAAAGCCTCTTAATTCAAAAATTTGCATGGTTGATTAATATTGGTTTACCAAACTATCACATGCAACCGAGTCGATCTTCTAAGTTTCAAGTATCCAATTTCGAACCAACTTCAGTATCATTGCCAAATTAATAAAAGTTGCTTAGTTAGATGCTTTGAATAGAAGGAATTCATTTTTCTTCACCTTTCATATACATCCAAATAACTCAAGCACACAAAGTCTAACCTGAAAGTATGAGGTTGACTTGGCCAGTAACTCATATTGCCAGCTTGGGGTGGTTGGGCGAAGAGAGCTAACATGTCAGCCCAGTCTAGCTTTTGATCATCAGAAACAACAAACGCTTGGCCATAACCTTGAAGATCCCCTGGTTGTTGAGCATATGCATTCTTAACTTTGAGGGGGAGTTGAAAGAACTTCTGAATGTCCTGCTTTATCCCCATTATGACTTCATCTGATATTCCATGATTTACAACCTGAAATCTCAACAGTTGGACATACAATAATGCTTTATCAAACATAGTTATTGAGGGACGAAGCGAATGAGTCTATCAATTAATATTTAGATAAAATATGGTTTGTATCTCTGGTATATTTTGAGATTTTGACTTTTAAATCCAATAGAAGATATATCTGACCTTATACTTTTGAAAGATGACTAATTTGGTCCCTAACCACAATCAAAGCAGTATGaaaaataaagttttgaaaatCTTCCCATGCATgtgacaaagaaaacaaaaaacactAGGAAAACATTCAAGGGAAGAAGGTAATAAAATTGGAAAGTATGAACAAATCTGAATTTTTGAAAAGTAAATATATGAAAGGACACCTTTAAAAATTAATGTGAGGTAAGAAGATAAGATTTAATCAGACCACTACTTAGTGAGATTAATGGTTCGGATCTATTATATACGCTTACCTCTCATGTGAAAAGAGGGGGTAAGAGAGAACATGTTAAAACTGATGTTTGTTTGTTGGTAAATGTTTGTGGCCGGTGCGTCGGCCGAACCGGTCGGCCGGCCGCACGTGACCTGCGCACACAGTTGATTAGGCATGCAACTTTTTTCtcgtctaaatttgttgcaaccagcgttcatatttgctacaagcttgttcagtaaaaaagctgcatatacgtttggttgcaacttcagTTCGTCAGATTTTTCGTTATAATCGGTGTTTTTTTacatttgctacaaccgtgttaattttttctacaaccgacatcattttttgttgcaaccgttcactaaaatttTTACATccacgttcgtcagagttgcaacccgagttcaccggattgttttgctacaaccctttttttgttttgctaccacacATCATCAACTTCGTTTTTTGTTACGActatgttgatatttttttgctacaactatatttttattGCAACCATAGACGAAAATTGCTACATCGTAgacgaaatttgttgcatcgagAGAATAATGCTGCATGAAGATCTAACGATGCGGCCTACGTACGGATCGAGCGACACGCGTGCGGCCGGCCGAACGATTCGGCCTGCGTTGGCGCAGAGCACTTTGTTTGCCCACATGTTGGGGGATTCTATAATCCAATCTTGTCTGCCAAAAAAATGGTTACAGAAATTGGTAAAAAAAATGGCTGTTTTTTTTTGCGGGAAAAAGAATGGCTGTTGGTAAAGGAAAATACGCAAGTGAAGTAAACggaaatacatcatttgttttttcaTAATACATGTCATGCTTCAACTATCACAACGATCGAAggtaaatacttcctccgttttaaaataaatgACTTAAAAGGGacttaactttgtactaaagttagtataaAACTGAATCAtttttaagtcacttattttaagacggaagGAGTACTAAATACCCTAATGTCAGATTGCTCCACGGATATGCAATGACATTACCAGGCAGCAAGCCTGGTATCTAAAAAGAAAAGGATATGCAATGACATTGCGATGACACATAAATTGCACAGGTCGGTTAAGGTGACGTACCTGAAAGAAGCCCCACTCGGCGCAGGCAAATCTGAGCTTGGCGGTCTCTGCTTCAGCGGACTCGGGGCTCAAGAGCTTGCTGATGTCGATCACCGGGACCTCGTCGGACAGCTCGGGGAGAACGGCGTGCGCGTCGATGTCCGGCTGGATGTACCGTCCGATCTTATCGACCATCAGCTCGCCGGAGGACGCCACCAGAGCCTGGACGTTCGTGACGGGAAGCGACGTTCCCAGCTTCGACCACCTGCTCTCGCTGGCGCTGCCACTCGCTGCCTCCACCTCCATCAGTATAGCTGCCTAGCTAGCTAGTTCTCCACTACGGGTAGTCTCGCTAGTCAAGTTACAGGGCATCAGGCTATTATATAGACTGTTAACTGAACTGTGATGTTAATTACTAACATGGTGAAACGAGTCAGAAAATGTGAATTATTCCTCGACCGGCTCGTCTGGGAGGGCCTCCGATCCATGTGCTTGGATGCACCGACCGATGTTAAAAAATTTGCCCGGCGGCTAATGGCCGAATTTTACTGGGATGTAAATATTTTTGAACCGACACACTTGCAGATCTGCTGTGGCAGGCGTGGTTCAAGCATGCATTTGTACATTTtcgcaaataaaaagaaaaacatgcTTTTGTGCATGAAGTCGTAAACCTTGTTCTTTTAGCAGAGTCATAAACCCTGTTACTTGTCTGGTTTCTGAATTGAACCTGCACGGCTGCACAGGTTCAGCTGTATTACTAGTATAGTACGTACGTGCAGGACCAGAAATGTATATCACAAAAACAGAGGGATCCAATTGCAAGCAAATAATCATGAAAAGGAAAATCATCAATGACAACTGACAAAACTGAAATAGTAGAAGAATTTTGTCCTAATGACGAAATAGCTAATAAATACTATATAAATGAAGATCAAGGATAACTAAATTAGCCGATGACCAGGTAACACTCATTATGATGGTCAAAAGGTTAAGGGTGACCAAGATCGAGGAATAGCCAAATATCGCAAAACAGTGACAAATATAACGAGAGCACACGAATATAATATTGGTTCATAATTTATTACACAAATAAAAAACCGTCACTACATAAAATTAGACAAAGAACTAAACCTTCTCTTTGGACCGAACCTTGCTGGTAGAACTCTGGGCAGATACAGTCCCCCTACAAACCTTCCAGTCATTGTGTCTCTTGTGTTCCTTCATTGATGGCCTTGATCAAATACCGTGACTTAGTACCAACGGTGTTCACTGCCGGCGATTCGGCTATTGGAATAGATTCTGCACTCCACAGAGCTTGTACATTTTCTCCACATCGTGGACAACAGTCCAACAAATCCCATCAATAGCATGCCCCTTACCGTACCACCAGCACCCAGCAGGCTAGTCCTGGGAGAGGGAAACTGGTCCCTGCCACCCCTTGGCACGACTCATCCGCTACCAGATGCCATAAACTTTCTGTGTGCACAATCTTACAAACCTAGGCTCTTGTAGCTAAACGATAATCTCCCAGCCAAGGAGATATTGttagagggtgtttggatactcTCTAGTCCTGTGACTAGTAGTAGTCAGACTAAAAATTTTTAATCACGTCCTGTTTGTaaggtgactactactagtcatCATTAAATGTCTCAGTATTAAATTTTTCTCTCTCCCTTCCATTTATCTCTCTTCTCTCCCTTGTGCAACAGCAACTACCGCTATACTCCCGCGCAAGGAAGGAAAGCAGCTTCCTTTTCTCCCTCACGCCATGCAACAACAGCTCTCAATACCCTTTTTTTCTCTCCTCACGCAAGCAACACAAGCACCAGACTATCCCTCACGAAAAGCACAAGGAAAAATGTCCATACATAAGAAATCAAAATTGTCCACACAAGGAAATCAAAACTGTCCACACATAAGAAAACTAAAATTGTCCCATAACGTTACATGTTGGAAACGAAATAAATAACATCACAAATTTCTCAACGCCTGTTGAACAAACCATCAGCAATCATATCTCTCACTCGATTCATATCCACTGAATCTAGCTCCATTTCTTCACCCCTAGTGCtacgacgcctcctcctccttctttcctCAATGAGAGGTTGATAACTCTCATCATTGTCACACCTATCGAATTCCTTGATTTCTTTCTCCCACCAATCTGCAGTTGCCGTCACTTCGCCATCTGAGCCGCGGCCGCAGCCGGTTTGCTGCTGCAACCATACCCAATCATTGTACAAGCCCTTCAAGTTAGTTATTTTGTTCCTGAATTCCCTGCCTGGATGCCACAGCTTTGCCCTTTCCCAATATTTCTCCCTCATATTCTTGTACGCATGAGGGCTCCAAACTCTACCAGCGTAATTGCCAGCATCTATTTCCTCACAAGCTATTTCACATAAAGTCAATGTATTTCTGTCTGTCCAGTTAGCCTTGCTTTTTGGCCTCTATTAAAAAAAATGTATGAGAAAACAGAACAAGTACTATTTCAGATACTGTACTATTTTTGATAAATATGACAGAACAAGTAGCATGAACAAGTAGCAGGAAAAAGTACGAGAAAACAGAACAAGTACTATCTCCTCATGCATTTTCTGCTTGATAGCTATTTTCTTTCATTTGTCCACTTAACAAGCTGTAGTTTCTACTTTCTACTTTCCACTTAACATACATTCATTCAAGCAAACACAACAATTAGACAAATATTGTACCTGGATATGCTGGTTCAGCATGCTGTCGTCTTCCTCTGCCTGAACATCTTCTTCAGCTggttcattttcttcctcaacATCTTCTACCATGATCGGTGCTGCCTGCCGCTGCCTGCCGCTGCCTGCCGCTGCCTGAGCGACTTGAACCAGCACCACCTCGTCCCGACGTCGCGACTACCTGCTTGCCACGACGATCCTGGGCCCTCACTGGGGGGAGACCTTGGCGAGGTGGACGACCCTGCCGCTGCGCCACACCGTCCGATCTGGTCCGCTGGAGGGGCACACCATGGCCGGCCGCACTCCCCTGATGAAAAAGTTGCGTGTACATGCCCATGTTGGGgtaggaggcggcgacggcggagtCGGCGTTGAGGTCGATGTTCTCCAGCCCGATGGGAGCGCGGAGCCCCCCGGCCACCGAGCCGCGGCTGAGCCCCCCGACCACCGAGCCGCGGCCGAGCCCCCCTGCCACCAAGCCACGGTCGGCGGATCCCCGGAGACGAGGGGGCGTCATCCCCCACCCGTCCTCGTCGATGTGGTGCGCCGCAGCACCGGAAGACGCCGTCTGCGAGAAGAAATCGAAGGGGAGTTC
This window encodes:
- the LOC123429268 gene encoding uncharacterized protein LOC123429268 — its product is MDGDGELPFDFFSQTASSGAAAHHIDEDGWGMTPPRLRGSADRGLVAGGLGRGSVVGGLSRGSVAGGLRAPIGLENIDLNADSAVAASYPNMGMYTQLFHQGSAAGHGVPLQRTRSDGVAQRQGRPPRQGLPPVRAQDRRGKQVVATSGRGGAGSSRSGSGRQRQAAAGSTDHGRRC